The proteins below come from a single Sander lucioperca isolate FBNREF2018 chromosome 20, SLUC_FBN_1.2, whole genome shotgun sequence genomic window:
- the fgd6 gene encoding FYVE, RhoGEF and PH domain-containing protein 6 isoform X2, with the protein MSTGVKKPPLAPKPKLPATTKPSPPPIAPKPGLLSQSSLISQPSPATLKRTKPAVAPKPCIPKSTASSSPVSPPPPKPSEPFILSQEQQESLGNNLSLLNSRNGILSETNKRDSDYIIPTCSCGLQDCSQCQRLENGNTTEIGSDLHQELLQNGITTEGFTGTRQQEKAENREEGVAVEKGEGGGISKKPRDKPQRQRHLDRVNKEAQRPEEQKASDTLKHQERAVAEPEVSKADVQTETKNTDLTDSACDVAGSIIVSQSAIPHESSEESFQGECSEPISQASPTRLHPDLQVPAAPSKPLPVPHPRKPRKPALVRQDGLEDRAQDQVAEEQKQGLEMREDEGKLTLAGLCLSSEDEELKQDTCDNLLPQKDSGIGDDETNAPVPPPRQTSLSPRLYRTVHMPPSLNKNTSHSLVLLSHADSMSHTKGGEEHRLEEDEGDGYGDFERYPITHSLPKQIKLGCHPPLANARKAFSADDQQSPRAPPRKPQRHSLPAAPPPSICPPAPPHANTPMRELPAPPQEKTAWRFSRPYVTFFSRQMPSRSSVPPKSRAPALGGKQRAQSFSAADLATRADSQKRSLSFRKLLELRLSVKMLPKLLAKGGQSLDCTSVDSSRGEKSLERPNSCIVEADICGENGEGSVEYENVPLYEEIPEYMNLPFHSARLGWPHDSDGADSDIYEVQDPYHSYHEHDGWLGQDVHSEEEEIHSSDEEDHSSTSSKEHLDVADRQQEDEMKRKKVVHIAQEIMSSEKVFVDVLKLLHIDFRDAVAKATRQNGKPVVDERILSQILYYLPQLYQLNRDLLRELEDRVAHWSDHQRLADIFVQKGPYLKMYSTYIRQFDNNVALLDEQCRKNTAFAAVVREFEMSPRCASLALKHYLLKPVQRIPQYQLLLTDYLKNLPEDSEDYKDTQAALSIVKEVANHANDIMKQGDNFQKLMQIQYSLNGHHEIVQPGRVFLKEGTLMKLSRKVMQPRVFFLFNDALMYTTPVQSGQYKLNSVLSLAGMKVSKPSQEAYQNELNIESVERSFILSASSATERDEWLEAIAKAIDDYTKKKITFISSRSQEEAEGVVDTGAPLGSKAPIWIPDLRATMCMICTCEFTLTWRRHHCRACGRVVCQACSANKYYLEYLKNQPARVCDHCFVKLQENSDRCASTSVSPIKSGAFSFTRKQKKIPAALKEVSANTENSSMSGYLNRSKGNKKQWKRLWFVIKNKVLYTYAASEDVAALESQPLLGFFLREEKNGPAQKLQFKLYHKNTLFYIFKADDIPTAQRWIEAFQEAMILEQ; encoded by the exons ATGAGCACAG GTGTGAAGAAGCCTCCATTAGCTCCCAAACCTAAACTCCCTGCTACCACCAAACCCTCTCCCCCACCCATCGCCCCCAAACCAGGTCTTCTCTCCCAGTCTTCTCTCATCTCCCAACCTTCCCCTGCTACTCTCAAGAGGACAAAACCGGCTGTTGCCCCCAAACCATGCATTCCCAAATCCACAGCCTCGTCTTCCCCTGTTTCACCCCCGCCACCTAAACCCAGTGAACCCTTTATCTTATCTCAGGAACAGCAGGAATCTTTAGGCAATAACCTCTCCCTTCTCAACTCTAGAAATGGGATTTTATCAGAGACGAACAAACGTGACTCGGATTACATCATTCCCACCTGCTCCTGTGGGCTCCAGGACTGTTCCCAGTGCCAGCGTCTGGAAAACGGAAATACAACTGAGATTGGGAGCGATTTGCACCAAGAGCTGTTGCAGAATGGGATTACTACAGAAGGATTCACAGGGACGAGGCAACAAGAGAAAGCAGAAAACCGGGAGGAGGGAGTAGCTGTCGAAAAGGGTGAAGGTGGAGGGATTAGCAAGAAGCCCAGGGATAAACCTCAAAGACAGAGACACCTGGACAGGGTTAACAAAGAGGCACAGAGGCCTGAGGAGCAGAAAGCTTCAGATACTTTAAAACATCAGGAAAGGGCTGTTGCTGAGCCTGAGGTTTCAAAAGCAGATGTACAGACTGAGACCAAAAACACAGATTTAACAGACTCAGCCTGTGATGTTGCAGGCAGCATCATTGTCTCCCAAAGTGCCATTCCTCATGAGTCTTCTGAAGAATCCTTTCAGGGAGAATGCAGTGAGCCTATTAGCCAAGCATCTCCTACCAGGTTACACCCTGATCTGCAGGTCCCTGCTGCTCCCAGTAAGCCTCTCCCGGTCCCTCACCCACGCAAACCTAGAAAGCCAGCCCTGGTGAGGCAGGATGGCCTGGAGGACAGAGCCCAGGATCAGGTGGCGGAGGAACAGAAGCAGGGGCTTGAGATGCGAGAGGATGAGGGGAAACTGACTCTAGCTGGTCTGTGTCTCAGTTCAGAGGACGAGGAGCTCAAACAGGACACATGTGACAACCTTTTACCCCAAAAAGACTCAGGGATTGGAGATGATGAGACCAACGCACCCGTCCCACCTCCTCGACAGACCTCACTCTCGCCACGCCTTTACAGAACAGTCCACATGCCACCCTCTCTTAACAAAAACACCTCCCACTCCTTAGTCCTGCTCTCACATGCTGACTCAATGAGCCACACAAAAGGGGGCGAGGAGCACCGGTTGGAGGAGGATGAAGGGGACGGGTACGGCGACTTTGAGCGCTACCCGATCACTCACAGCCTCCCCAAACAGATCAAACTTGGCTGTCACCCTCCTCTGGCTAATGCAAGGAAAGCCTTTTCCGCCGACGATCAGCAGTCGCCGAGGGCGCCGCCCAGAAAACCTCAAAGACACAGCCTGCCAGCAGCCCCTCCACCCTCCATCTGCCCTCCTGCACCTCCACATGCTAACACCCCAATGAGGGAGCTGCCTGCGCCTCCTCAGGAGAAAACAGCCTGGCGCTTCTCCCGACCCTACGTGACCTTCTTCAGCAGGCAGATGCCGTCCAGGAGCAGCGTGCCGCCAAAGAGCCGAGCTCCAGCGCTGGGGGGCAAGCAGAGGGCACAGTCCTTCTCTGCAGCTGACCTGGCAACCCGGGCCGACTCTCAAAAGAGGAGCCTCTCTTTCCGGAAGCTGCTGGAGCTCCGGCTGTCTGTCAAGATGCTGCCAAAGCTGCTGGCCAAGGGAGGGCAGTCTCTGGACTGTACCAGCGTGGACTCAAGCCGGGGGGAGAAAAGCCTGGAGCGGCCCAATAGCTGCATAGTGGAGGCTGATATTTGCGGAGAAAATGGAGAGGGATCAGTGGAGTATGAGAACGTTCCTCTGTATGAGGAGATCCCCGAGTACATGAACCTGCCGTTTCACAGTGCGAGGCTGGGCTGGCCACATGACTCCGACGGAGCAGATTCAGACATCTATGAAGTGCAGGATCCCTATCACAGCTACCACGAACATGA TGGCTGGCTGGGGCAGGACGTCCactctgaggaggaggagatccACAGTTCAGATGAAGAGGACCACAGCTCCACCTCCAGCAAGGAGCACCTGGACGTAGCAGACCGACAG CAAGAGGATGagatgaagaggaagaaagTGGTGCACATTGCCCAGGAGATTATGAGCTCAGAGAAAGT GTTTGTGGATGTCCTGAAGCTTCTTCACATA GACTTTCGGGATGCTGTTGCCAAGGCAACCCGTCAGAATGGGAAGCCCGTGGTGGATGAGCGAATCCTCAGCCAGATCCTGTATTACCTGCCACAACTCTACCAGCTCAACCGAGACCTGCTGAGGGAGCTGGAGGACAGAGTGGCACattg GAGCGACCACCAGAGACTGGCGGACATCTTTGTCCAGAAGGGTCCTTACCTGAAGATGTACTCCACCTATATCCGGCAGTTTGACAACAACGTGGCTCTGTTAGACGAACAGTGCAGGAAAAACACCGCATTTGCCGCTGTTGTCAGAGAGTTTGAG ATGAGTCCAAGATGTGCCAGTCTGGCTCTGAAACACTACCTGCTGAAGCCTGTGCAGAGGATCCCTCAGTACCAGCTGCTGCTCACAG ATTATCTGAAGAACCTCCCAGAGGACTCTGAGGATTATAAAGACACACAAG CTGCTCTCAGCATAGTGAAAGAAGTGGCCAACCATGCAAATGATATTATGAAACAAGGG GATAACTTTCAGAAGCTGATGCAGATTCAGTACAGTCTCAATGGTCACCATGAGATCGTTCAGCCAGGCAGG GTGTTTCTGAAGGAGGGCACACTAATGAAGCTGTCCAGGAAAGTCATGCAGCCACGAGTGTTCTTTCTG TTTAATGATGCACTCATGTACACCACTCCGGTCCAGTCTGGCCAGTATAAACTCAACAGTGTCCTCTCTCTGGCTGGGATGAAG GTGAGTAAACCCAGCCAGGAGGCCTATCAGAATGAGCTGAACATTGAAAGTGTTGAACGCTCTTTCATCCTGTCTGCCAG CTCAGCTACAGAGAGAGACGAGTGGCTGGAGGCCATCGCTAAGGCCATAGACGACTACACGAAGAAGAAAATAACCTTCATATCAAGTCGAAGTCAGGAGGAG GCAGAGGGTGTTGTGGACACCGGAGCCCCATTAGGCTCAAAGGCTCCCATCTGGATCCCAGACCTGAGGGCCACCATGTGTATGATCTGCACCTGCGAGTTCACCCTCACCTGGAGGAGGCATCACTGTCGCGCCTGTGGCCGG GTGGTGTGTCAGGCATGCTCTGCCAATAAGTACTACCTAGAGTACTTGAAGAACCAGCCGGCACGTGTGTGTGATCACTGCTTTGTTAAACTGCAGGAGAACA gtgacCGCTGTGCCTCAACATCAGTTTCTCCTATCAAATCTGGAGCTTTCTCCTTCACTAGAAAACAGAAGAAGATTCCTGCTGCACTAAAAGAG GTGTCCGCCAACACTGAGAACTCCTCCATGAGCGGTTACTTAAACAGGtccaaaggcaacaaaaagcagTGGAAGAGGCTGTGGTTTGTCATCAAGAATAAAGTCCTGTACACCTACGCTGCCAGCGAG GATGTTGCAGCTTTGGAGAGTCAGCCGTTGCTCGGTTTCTTCCTGAGGGAGGAGAAGAACGGGCCGGCTCAGAAGCTGCAGTTTAAGCTGTATCACAAAAATACGCTGTTTTACATCTTTAAAGCTGACGACATCCCCACCGCACAAAG ATGGATCGAAGCCTTCCAAGAGGCAATGATTCTTGAACAGTAA
- the fgd6 gene encoding FYVE, RhoGEF and PH domain-containing protein 6 isoform X1, with protein sequence MSTGVKKPPLAPKPKLPATTKPSPPPIAPKPGLLSQSSLISQPSPATLKRTKPAVAPKPCIPKSTASSSPVSPPPPKPSEPFILSQEQQESLGNNLSLLNSRNGILSETNKRDSDYIIPTCSCGLQDCSQCQRLENGNTTEIGSDLHQELLQNGITTEGFTGTRQQEKAENREEGVAVEKGEGGGISKKPRDKPQRQRHLDRVNKEAQRPEEQKASDTLKHQERAVAEPEVSKADVQTETKNTDLTDSACDVAGSIIVSQSAIPHESSEESFQGECSEPISQASPTRLHPDLQVPAAPSKPLPVPHPRKPRKPALVRQDGLEDRAQDQVAEEQKQGLEMREDEGKLTLAGLCLSSEDEELKQDTCDNLLPQKDSGIGDDETNAPVPPPRQTSLSPRLYRTVHMPPSLNKNTSHSLVLLSHADSMSHTKGGEEHRLEEDEGDGYGDFERYPITHSLPKQIKLGCHPPLANARKAFSADDQQSPRAPPRKPQRHSLPAAPPPSICPPAPPHANTPMRELPAPPQEKTAWRFSRPYVTFFSRQMPSRSSVPPKSRAPALGGKQRAQSFSAADLATRADSQKRSLSFRKLLELRLSVKMLPKLLAKGGQSLDCTSVDSSRGEKSLERPNSCIVEADICGENGEGSVEYENVPLYEEIPEYMNLPFHSARLGWPHDSDGADSDIYEVQDPYHSYHEHEYEGGWLGQDVHSEEEEIHSSDEEDHSSTSSKEHLDVADRQQEDEMKRKKVVHIAQEIMSSEKVFVDVLKLLHIDFRDAVAKATRQNGKPVVDERILSQILYYLPQLYQLNRDLLRELEDRVAHWSDHQRLADIFVQKGPYLKMYSTYIRQFDNNVALLDEQCRKNTAFAAVVREFEMSPRCASLALKHYLLKPVQRIPQYQLLLTDYLKNLPEDSEDYKDTQAALSIVKEVANHANDIMKQGDNFQKLMQIQYSLNGHHEIVQPGRVFLKEGTLMKLSRKVMQPRVFFLFNDALMYTTPVQSGQYKLNSVLSLAGMKVSKPSQEAYQNELNIESVERSFILSASSATERDEWLEAIAKAIDDYTKKKITFISSRSQEEAEGVVDTGAPLGSKAPIWIPDLRATMCMICTCEFTLTWRRHHCRACGRVVCQACSANKYYLEYLKNQPARVCDHCFVKLQENSDRCASTSVSPIKSGAFSFTRKQKKIPAALKEVSANTENSSMSGYLNRSKGNKKQWKRLWFVIKNKVLYTYAASEDVAALESQPLLGFFLREEKNGPAQKLQFKLYHKNTLFYIFKADDIPTAQRWIEAFQEAMILEQ encoded by the exons ATGAGCACAG GTGTGAAGAAGCCTCCATTAGCTCCCAAACCTAAACTCCCTGCTACCACCAAACCCTCTCCCCCACCCATCGCCCCCAAACCAGGTCTTCTCTCCCAGTCTTCTCTCATCTCCCAACCTTCCCCTGCTACTCTCAAGAGGACAAAACCGGCTGTTGCCCCCAAACCATGCATTCCCAAATCCACAGCCTCGTCTTCCCCTGTTTCACCCCCGCCACCTAAACCCAGTGAACCCTTTATCTTATCTCAGGAACAGCAGGAATCTTTAGGCAATAACCTCTCCCTTCTCAACTCTAGAAATGGGATTTTATCAGAGACGAACAAACGTGACTCGGATTACATCATTCCCACCTGCTCCTGTGGGCTCCAGGACTGTTCCCAGTGCCAGCGTCTGGAAAACGGAAATACAACTGAGATTGGGAGCGATTTGCACCAAGAGCTGTTGCAGAATGGGATTACTACAGAAGGATTCACAGGGACGAGGCAACAAGAGAAAGCAGAAAACCGGGAGGAGGGAGTAGCTGTCGAAAAGGGTGAAGGTGGAGGGATTAGCAAGAAGCCCAGGGATAAACCTCAAAGACAGAGACACCTGGACAGGGTTAACAAAGAGGCACAGAGGCCTGAGGAGCAGAAAGCTTCAGATACTTTAAAACATCAGGAAAGGGCTGTTGCTGAGCCTGAGGTTTCAAAAGCAGATGTACAGACTGAGACCAAAAACACAGATTTAACAGACTCAGCCTGTGATGTTGCAGGCAGCATCATTGTCTCCCAAAGTGCCATTCCTCATGAGTCTTCTGAAGAATCCTTTCAGGGAGAATGCAGTGAGCCTATTAGCCAAGCATCTCCTACCAGGTTACACCCTGATCTGCAGGTCCCTGCTGCTCCCAGTAAGCCTCTCCCGGTCCCTCACCCACGCAAACCTAGAAAGCCAGCCCTGGTGAGGCAGGATGGCCTGGAGGACAGAGCCCAGGATCAGGTGGCGGAGGAACAGAAGCAGGGGCTTGAGATGCGAGAGGATGAGGGGAAACTGACTCTAGCTGGTCTGTGTCTCAGTTCAGAGGACGAGGAGCTCAAACAGGACACATGTGACAACCTTTTACCCCAAAAAGACTCAGGGATTGGAGATGATGAGACCAACGCACCCGTCCCACCTCCTCGACAGACCTCACTCTCGCCACGCCTTTACAGAACAGTCCACATGCCACCCTCTCTTAACAAAAACACCTCCCACTCCTTAGTCCTGCTCTCACATGCTGACTCAATGAGCCACACAAAAGGGGGCGAGGAGCACCGGTTGGAGGAGGATGAAGGGGACGGGTACGGCGACTTTGAGCGCTACCCGATCACTCACAGCCTCCCCAAACAGATCAAACTTGGCTGTCACCCTCCTCTGGCTAATGCAAGGAAAGCCTTTTCCGCCGACGATCAGCAGTCGCCGAGGGCGCCGCCCAGAAAACCTCAAAGACACAGCCTGCCAGCAGCCCCTCCACCCTCCATCTGCCCTCCTGCACCTCCACATGCTAACACCCCAATGAGGGAGCTGCCTGCGCCTCCTCAGGAGAAAACAGCCTGGCGCTTCTCCCGACCCTACGTGACCTTCTTCAGCAGGCAGATGCCGTCCAGGAGCAGCGTGCCGCCAAAGAGCCGAGCTCCAGCGCTGGGGGGCAAGCAGAGGGCACAGTCCTTCTCTGCAGCTGACCTGGCAACCCGGGCCGACTCTCAAAAGAGGAGCCTCTCTTTCCGGAAGCTGCTGGAGCTCCGGCTGTCTGTCAAGATGCTGCCAAAGCTGCTGGCCAAGGGAGGGCAGTCTCTGGACTGTACCAGCGTGGACTCAAGCCGGGGGGAGAAAAGCCTGGAGCGGCCCAATAGCTGCATAGTGGAGGCTGATATTTGCGGAGAAAATGGAGAGGGATCAGTGGAGTATGAGAACGTTCCTCTGTATGAGGAGATCCCCGAGTACATGAACCTGCCGTTTCACAGTGCGAGGCTGGGCTGGCCACATGACTCCGACGGAGCAGATTCAGACATCTATGAAGTGCAGGATCCCTATCACAGCTACCACGAACATGAGTACGAGGG TGGCTGGCTGGGGCAGGACGTCCactctgaggaggaggagatccACAGTTCAGATGAAGAGGACCACAGCTCCACCTCCAGCAAGGAGCACCTGGACGTAGCAGACCGACAG CAAGAGGATGagatgaagaggaagaaagTGGTGCACATTGCCCAGGAGATTATGAGCTCAGAGAAAGT GTTTGTGGATGTCCTGAAGCTTCTTCACATA GACTTTCGGGATGCTGTTGCCAAGGCAACCCGTCAGAATGGGAAGCCCGTGGTGGATGAGCGAATCCTCAGCCAGATCCTGTATTACCTGCCACAACTCTACCAGCTCAACCGAGACCTGCTGAGGGAGCTGGAGGACAGAGTGGCACattg GAGCGACCACCAGAGACTGGCGGACATCTTTGTCCAGAAGGGTCCTTACCTGAAGATGTACTCCACCTATATCCGGCAGTTTGACAACAACGTGGCTCTGTTAGACGAACAGTGCAGGAAAAACACCGCATTTGCCGCTGTTGTCAGAGAGTTTGAG ATGAGTCCAAGATGTGCCAGTCTGGCTCTGAAACACTACCTGCTGAAGCCTGTGCAGAGGATCCCTCAGTACCAGCTGCTGCTCACAG ATTATCTGAAGAACCTCCCAGAGGACTCTGAGGATTATAAAGACACACAAG CTGCTCTCAGCATAGTGAAAGAAGTGGCCAACCATGCAAATGATATTATGAAACAAGGG GATAACTTTCAGAAGCTGATGCAGATTCAGTACAGTCTCAATGGTCACCATGAGATCGTTCAGCCAGGCAGG GTGTTTCTGAAGGAGGGCACACTAATGAAGCTGTCCAGGAAAGTCATGCAGCCACGAGTGTTCTTTCTG TTTAATGATGCACTCATGTACACCACTCCGGTCCAGTCTGGCCAGTATAAACTCAACAGTGTCCTCTCTCTGGCTGGGATGAAG GTGAGTAAACCCAGCCAGGAGGCCTATCAGAATGAGCTGAACATTGAAAGTGTTGAACGCTCTTTCATCCTGTCTGCCAG CTCAGCTACAGAGAGAGACGAGTGGCTGGAGGCCATCGCTAAGGCCATAGACGACTACACGAAGAAGAAAATAACCTTCATATCAAGTCGAAGTCAGGAGGAG GCAGAGGGTGTTGTGGACACCGGAGCCCCATTAGGCTCAAAGGCTCCCATCTGGATCCCAGACCTGAGGGCCACCATGTGTATGATCTGCACCTGCGAGTTCACCCTCACCTGGAGGAGGCATCACTGTCGCGCCTGTGGCCGG GTGGTGTGTCAGGCATGCTCTGCCAATAAGTACTACCTAGAGTACTTGAAGAACCAGCCGGCACGTGTGTGTGATCACTGCTTTGTTAAACTGCAGGAGAACA gtgacCGCTGTGCCTCAACATCAGTTTCTCCTATCAAATCTGGAGCTTTCTCCTTCACTAGAAAACAGAAGAAGATTCCTGCTGCACTAAAAGAG GTGTCCGCCAACACTGAGAACTCCTCCATGAGCGGTTACTTAAACAGGtccaaaggcaacaaaaagcagTGGAAGAGGCTGTGGTTTGTCATCAAGAATAAAGTCCTGTACACCTACGCTGCCAGCGAG GATGTTGCAGCTTTGGAGAGTCAGCCGTTGCTCGGTTTCTTCCTGAGGGAGGAGAAGAACGGGCCGGCTCAGAAGCTGCAGTTTAAGCTGTATCACAAAAATACGCTGTTTTACATCTTTAAAGCTGACGACATCCCCACCGCACAAAG ATGGATCGAAGCCTTCCAAGAGGCAATGATTCTTGAACAGTAA